The proteins below are encoded in one region of Mya arenaria isolate MELC-2E11 chromosome 15, ASM2691426v1:
- the LOC128220635 gene encoding mannose-6-phosphate isomerase-like yields the protein MAATNGVFELNCAYQNYAWGKVGSSSEVAKLLKSGNASVSIEEQTPYAELWMGTHPSAPSTIPMADGQSLADWVQGNPDGLGKPVRERFGGALPFLFKVLSVQKSLSIQAHPSKAHAEELHKRDPTNYRDPNHKPEMAIALTNFTGLCGFRPIQEIVAFVDNISQLQTVIGADKTAGLMSAGSSDNPDVVREAIAEAFGALMRQNKDIVKTQLSALVAWVKELEAVGKDTSHYVGDILLKLDREFPGDVGGFSVFFLNVIHLKKGEAIFLEANLPHAYLSGDCMECMACSDNVVRAGLTPKFIDTETLLQMLNYTGKPAEDNKYQPSVFKENGVTIRRFTPPIADFSVTEILVDAAQTSFNLQTMDSASIIICIAGSGTLNGGIKVHRGSVLFIAANESVTCTTEGANEMLLYRAHAGV from the exons ATGGCTGCCACGAACGGAG TTTTTGAGCTGAATTGTGCCTACCAGAACTATGCCTGGGGGAAAGTGGGGTCCAGCAGTGAAGTTGCCAAGCTGCTGAAGAGTGGTAATGCCTCAGTCAGCATCGAGGAACAAACTCCATATGCAGAG CTGTGGATGGGAACCCACCCCAGTGCTCCTTCAACTATCCCCATGGCGGATGGACAGTCGTTGGCAGACTGGGTACAGGGAAACCCTGATGGTCTTGGTAAACCAGTCAGGGAGAGGTTTGGCGGGGCGTTACCTTTCTTGTTCAAAGTGCTCTCAGTTCAGAAATCTTTGTCCATTCAGGCCCACCCCAGCAAG GCTCATGCAGAAGAACTTCACAAGAGGGATCCCACGAACTATAGGGACCCCAACCACAAGCCTGAGATGGCTATAGCACTCACAAACTTCACCGGACTGTGTGGCTTCAGACCTATACAGGAGATTGTGGCCTTTGTTGACA ACATCAGCCAGTTGCAGACGGTGATAGGAGCTGACAAGACTGCTGGCTTGATGTCGGCGGGTAGCAGTGACAACCCTGATGTGGTAAGGGAGGCAATCGCGGAGGCGTTTGGAGCCCTCATGAGGCAAAATAAGGACATAGTGAAAACACAGTTGTCTGCCTTGGTAGCCTGGGTCAAAGAGCTGG AGGCAGTGGGCAAGGATACCAGCCATTATGTTGGGGACATCTTGTTGAAG CTGGACCGAGAGTTTCCGGGAGATGTTGGTGGGTTTTCTGTCTTCTTCCTGAACGTGATCCACCTGAAGAAAGGGGAGGCGATCTTTCTGGAAGCTAACCTGCCCCATGCCTACCTGTCTGGGG ACTGTATGGAATGCATGGCGTGTTCTGACAATGTTGTACGGGCCGGGCTCACACCAAAATTCATTGACACTGAGACGCTGCTTCAAATGTTGAACTACACGGGCAAGCCAGCTGAGGACAACAAATATCAGCCGAGTGTGTTCAAGGAGAATGGTGTTACAATACGAAGGTTTACCCCACCTATCGCAGATTTTTCTGTCACTGAAATACTG GTGGATGCAGCTCAGACTTCCTTCAATCTTCAAACAATGGACAGTGCAAGTATAATCATCTGTATAGCAGGAAGTGGAACATTGAATGGTGGGATCAAGGTGCATCGTGGGTCTGTTCTTTTTATAGCAGCCAATGAAAGTGTGACTTGTACAACTGAAGGAGCCAATGAGATGTTGTTATACAGAGCTCATGCTGGAGTTTAA